Genomic window (Nicotiana sylvestris chromosome 7, ASM39365v2, whole genome shotgun sequence):
TTGGAGGTGGCAGCTTTGCTATCATGTCAACTTTTGCGCGatccacctcaattcctttactggacacccggtgccccaagattatgccctcttgtaccatgaaatggcacttctcccaattaagaaccaggTTAGTCTTAATACACCGCTTCAGCACACGAGTCAGATTTAtaaggcactcatcaaatgagttccccaccattgagaaatcatccatgaatacctccattatgtcctctaCCATGTCAGTAAATATGGctatcatgcacctttggaatatggcgggtgcattgcataggccgaagggcatcctccgaaaggcataaatgtcatatggacaagtgaaggaggtcttctctctgtcctctggtgcaatgAAAATCTGATTGTACcttgagtacccatccagaaaacagaagtgtgacctccATGCCAAtctgtctagcatctgatcaatgaagggaagtgggaagtggtctttccagGTGGCTAGATTTAACTTTCTgtagtccatgcaaattctccagcccgtGACGGATCGTGTTGAGATCAgttcattgttatcatttttgatCACTGTCATGCCACTCTTCttaggcacacattgcaccgggctaacccagctgctgtcagagattgggaaaatgattcccacatctaaccactttatcacttctttcttcaccatttcctccatgttggggttcagccttctttggtgttccctggaagTTTTGTCTCCCTCTTCCAAcagaatcttatgcatacagtagggggctgatccccttaatgtctATCAtagtccacccaatggcagtcttacactccttgagtacttgcAAGAGTTGTTGTGcttgcacatctaacaaactagatgagataataacatgtaatgtggagtcaggtccaaggaacttatacctgagatgggcgggcagtggcttcaattccagctttggcggttcttcaatggatggcttGGCCGGAGGAGTTTCTCTATTTTccaagtgcaagggctcaaattcaagagttctatcccagaaccctctgCCCTCTAATGCCAATACCCATTCTGCCAGTGCTtctccattcacctcatctaaattcatTAGACATGCAGCAAGAGGGTCCTCAATAGTTAGTATCTCATCATCAGTTTCCACAattacatccacggcatcaataagagagcaattggctaagtcacttggtcgcctcatagatttttgCATATTAAATGTTATCTCTTCATCGTTCAATCTCACCTTGAGCTCCCCAATCTCACAATCAATAAGAGCTCTACCAGTGGCCaagaacggccttcccaaaattataggaatttcttcatccaccttgcagcctaagatcacaaaatctgcaggaacacaaatttccctacctgaatcaacacatcatccagGATACCTGAGGGTCTTTTTACagtcctgtcagccagctgcaataacatagaggtgggtctagctcttccaatccccaacctcttataaatcgccaggggcataagatttatgctgACCCCTAGATCACAAAGTGCTTTAGCAAAGGAAAAATTACCAATGGTGCAGGGAATCGTGAAACTCCTCAGATCAGACAGCTTCTCAGCAATTGGTCTATTCACCACCACACTGTAGGTCTGAGTAAGAGTCACTGTGGCCAGGTATTGGAAATCgaattttcgggacatcaaatccttcatcatttttgcataaccaggcatctccttAAACACATctatcaatggaatatttacctggatttgtttcagcatctccaagaatttcttgtattgttcctctttTTTGTACTTGACCAGCCTCTAAGGGAATGGTGcgggaggtctcttcttcccaatgatttAGGATTACTCTTTCTCAGCTGCCACCTCAACTACTTATTCCTAGGCTGTCTTAGCTTCTTTCTCGGTCTCACTCTAACTGTTATGTTCTTCCTAGGCAGGCTGGACTGTCACCTCTGTTAGTTTCGTTGACTCATCTAGCTCAATGAGCACTGGTATGAGTGTCTTAGCCTATCTGCTTtctcgagctctctcttgctctACGTCTAAATCTCTTCCATTCCGTAGACTCACTGTCATCAGCTTcttcgggccttgatcttttaGATTTATCTGAGTGTCTGCAGGTATTGTCCCATGAGGATGATTGTTTAGAGACATCGAAATCTGGCCtatctgcacttcaatattcttgataACTGAATCATGTGCATCTACTATTTCACTAATTTTTGCATTAGATCCAATAAtctgctgcatcattgcctcaagtATAACAAACCCATCTTTTTGTCATCCACCATACTGCTGCTGTGGATGATGATACCCTTGCTGTTGATTTT
Coding sequences:
- the LOC138873138 gene encoding uncharacterized protein codes for the protein MLKQIQVNIPLIDVFKEMPGYAKMMKDLMSRKFDFQYLATVTLTQTYSVVVNRPIAEKLSDLRSFTIPCTIGNFSFAKALCDLGVSINLMPLAIYKRLGIGRARPTSMLLQLADRTVKRPSDFVILGCKVDEEIPIILGRPFLATGRALIDCEIGELKVRLNDEEITFNMQKSMRRPSDLANCSLIDAVDVIVETDDEILTIEDPLAACLMNLDEVNGEALAEWVLALEGRGFWDRTLEFEPLHLENRETPPAKPSIEEPPKLELKPLPAHLRYKFLGPDSTLHVIISSSLLDVQAQQLLQVLKECKTAIGWTMIDIKGISPLLYA